The Anguilla anguilla isolate fAngAng1 chromosome 19, fAngAng1.pri, whole genome shotgun sequence genome has a segment encoding these proteins:
- the LOC118219083 gene encoding SIN3-HDAC complex-associated factor-like has translation MFGFHKPKMYRSLHGCCICRAKTSSSRFTDSKRYETEFPSCFGLREARCGDICNACVLLVKRWKKLPAGSKKNWNHVVDARGGSSFKVTGRPKKMKMKMLSGRVRPSQTHRLQDELKRLHSDAHSTTSSVSPAHSPSCSNQSDDGSDTELTPGSRRSPVFSFLDLTYWKRQKVCCGIIYKGRFGEVLIDPLLFKPCCLNKQRQEQQQQQQQQERLEEEEEEEEQQLEEEEVGAEEDEEVVEDDHGREGGEGGEGGENPRPVGTSSPSCAKTAAVEMAVW, from the exons ATGTTTGGTTTTCACAAACCGAAGATGTACCGGAGTTTACACGGCTGCTGCATCTGCAGAGCGAAGACGTCGAGCTCCCGCTTCACAGACAGCAAGCGCTACGAGACAGAATTCCCGAGTTGCTTTGG GCTGCGTGAAGCTCGCTGTGGAGATATCTGCAACGCCTGTGTGCTCCTGGTGAAGCGGTGGAAGAAGCTCCCCGCGGGGTCCAAGAAGAACTGGAATCAC GTGGTGGATGCGAGGGGCGGGTCGAGCTTCAAGGTCACGGGGAGGCCgaagaagatgaagatgaagatgctGTCCGGGAGGGTTCGGCCGAGCCAGACCCACCGCCTGCAGGACGAGCTGAAAAGACTCC acTCTGACGCTCACAGCACTACCTCCAGTGTGTCACCAGCCCATTCTCCCAGCTGCAGTAACCAGTCGGACGACGGCTCGGACACAGAGCTCACCCCGGGCTCCAGACGCTCCCCGGTTTTCTCCTTCCTGGACCTCACCTACTGGAAGAG GCAGAAGGTGTGCTGCGGCATCATTTATAAGGGCCGGTTCGGAGAGGTGCTCATCGACCCCCTCCTCTTCAAGCCCTGCTGTCTGAACAAGCAgcggcaggagcagcagcagcagcagcagcagcaagagcggttggaggaggaggaggaggaggaggagcagcagttggaggaggaggaggtgggggcagaggaggatgaggaggtggTGGAAGATGACCACGGgcgagagggaggagagggaggagagggcggGGAGAACCCGCGGCCCGTGGGTACATCGTCACCTTCTTGTGCTAAAACAGCGGCAGTGGAGATGGCGGTTTGGTGA